A DNA window from Solanum lycopersicum chromosome 3, SLM_r2.1 contains the following coding sequences:
- the LOC101249160 gene encoding subtilisin-like protease SBT1.5: MAIFSFLLFCLSFLVFNGSVSSTANDLIRTFIVHVQHDAKPSIFPTHENWYESTLTSLTADTQSLEIGANRIIHTYSNVFHGFSVKLSTLDAQKLEDFDGVLGVIPEQVRHIQTTRSPEFLGLTSADSAGLLKESDYGSDLVIGVIDTGIWPERKSFHDRDLGPVPAKWKGECVAARGFSATSCNRKLIGARYFSSGYEATNGKMNETIEFRSPRDSDGHGTHTASIAVGRYVFPASTLGYARGVAAGMAPKARLAAYKVCWSSGCYDADILAAFDAAVADGVHVISLSVGGVVVPYNLDAIAIASFAATDAGIFVSASAGNGGPGGLTVTNVAPWVTNVGAGTIDRDFPADVKLGNGRIVPGVSIYGGPALTPNRLYPLIYAGSEGSDGYSSSLCLEGSLNPNYVQGKIVLCDRGVNSRAAKGLVVKKAGGMGMIIANGVFDGEGLVADCHVIPATAVGASAGDEIRKYISVASKSKSPPTATILFRGTLLNVRPAPVVASFSARGPNPESPEILKPDVIAPGVNILAAWPDGVGPSGLPWDTRRTEFNILSGTSMACPHVSGLGALLKAAHPGWSPAAIRSALMTTAYTVDNRGQIMMDESTGNSSSVMDFGAGHVHPQKAMDPGLIYDLTSYDYVDFLCNSNYTTKNIQVVTRKYSDCSKAKRAGHVGNLNYPSLSAVFQQHGKHKLSTHFIRTVTNVGDPNSVYHVIVKPPRDMVVTVEPEKLTFRRVGQKLNFLVRVQAEALKLSPGNSIVKSGSIVWSDGKHEVTSPIVVTMQEPL, encoded by the coding sequence ATGGCGATTTTTTCATTTCTCTTGTTTTGTCTTTCGTTTTTAGTATTCAATGGCTCAGTTTCATCAACTGCAAATGACCTTATTAGAACTTTCATAGTTCACGTCCAACATGATGCTAAACCTTCTATATTTCCGACCCATGAGAACTGGTACGAGTCGACTCTAACATCTCTTACTGCGGATACCCAATCGTTAGAAATTGGTGCGAATCGCATTATTCACACTTATAGTAATGTATTTCATGGGTTTTCTGTTAAATTGTCGACTTTGGATGCTCAGAAGCTTGAGGATTTTGATGGGGTTTTGGGTGTTATTCCTGAACAAGTTAGGCATATTCAAACAACGAGATCCCCTGAATTTCTTGGACTGACTAGTGCTGACAGTGCTGGGTTGCTCAAGGAATCAGATTATGGGTCCGACCTTGTTATTGGAGTAATTGATACTGGGATCTGGCCTGAGAGGAAGAGCTTCCATGATCGTGATCTTGGTCCAGTTCCCGCAAAGTGGAAAGGGGAGTGTGTGGCTGCCAGAGGCTTTTCGGCGACCTCATGCAATCGGAAATTGATTGGAGCGAGATATTTTTCCAGTGGATATGAGGCTACAAATGGGAAAATGAATGAAACCATAGAGTTTCGATCCCCCAGAGATTCGGATGGTCATGGAACTCATACAGCTTCAATTGCGGTAGGGAGGTACGTATTTCCTGCGTCTACTCTTGGTTACGCTCGTGGTGTTGCTGCTGGGATGGCTCCAAAGGCTCGTCTAGCTGCTTACAAAGTTTGCTGGTCTTCAGGCTGCTACGACGCTGACATCCTGGCTGCATTTGACGCCGCCGTTGCTGATGGTGTCCATGTCATCTCCCTGAGCGTTGGCGGAGTTGTTGTTCCCTATAACCTCGACGCAATCGCCATTGCCTCCTTTGCTGCAACCGATGCCGGAATCTTCGTCTCTGCTTCTGCCGGAAACGGCGGACCAGGAGGCCTTACAGTAACCAATGTCGCTCCTTGGGTTACCAATGTTGGTGCCGGAACAATTGACCGAGATTTCCCTGCAGATGTCAAACTTGGAAATGGTAGGATAGTTCCTGGAGTGAGCATATATGGTGGGCCGGCGTTAACTCCGAACCGACTTTACCCCTTAATTTACGCCGGAAGTGAAGGTAGTGATGGGTATTCGTCTTCACTGTGTTTAGAAGGTTCATTAAACCCAAATTATGTACAGGGAAAAATCGTATTGTGTGACAGAGGCGTCAATTCGAGAGCTGCAAAAGGCTTAGTGGTGAAGAAAGCTGGTGGAATGGGGATGATAATAGCCAATGGAGTATTCGATGGTGAAGGTTTAGTAGCTGATTGCCACGTGATACCTGCGACAGCAGTTGGGGCTTCTGCTGGTGATGAGATAAGGAAGTACATATCGGTAGCATCAAAGTCCAAGTCACCGCCAACGGCAACCATTTTATTCAGAGGTACTCTTCTAAATGTGCGGCCAGCACCAGTAGTGGCATCATTTTCAGCCCGAGGCCCCAACCCAGAGTCACCTGAAATTCTGAAGCCCGATGTGATTGCACCTGGAGTGAACATCCTTGCAGCTTGGCCTGATGGTGTTGGACCCAGCGGGCTTCCATGGGATACGCGTAGAACGGAGTTCAACATTTTATCAGGAACCTCCATGGCTTGCCCACATGTTTCTGGACTAGGAGCATTGTTGAAAGCAGCCCATCCGGGATGGAGCCCAGCAGCTATAAGATCAGCATTGATGACAACTGCCTATACAGTGGATAATAGGGGACAAATTATGATGGATGAATCAACTGGAAATTCGTCGTCTGTGATGGATTTTGGGGCAGGACATGTGCACCCTCAGAAGGCAATGGACCCTGGTTTGATTTACGACCTAACTTCCTATGACTACGTCGATTTCCTCTGCAATTCCAATTACACAACCAAGAATATTCAAGTGGTTACAAGGAAGTATTCAGATTGTAGCAAGGCAAAAAGAGCAGGGCATGTGGGGAATTTGAATTACCCTTCACTTTCAGCAGTGTTCCAACAACATGGAAAGCACAAGTTGTCCACACATTTCATTAGGACTGTGACAAACGTCGGAGATCCCAATTCAGTGTACCACGTGATCGTGAAACCACCTAGGGATATGGTGGTGACAGTGGAGCCAGAGAAGCTGACATTTAGAAGAGTTGGACAGAAGCTTAATTTTCTGGTGAGAGTACAAGCAGAGGCACTAAAGCTATCACCAGGGAACTCCATAGTGAAAAGTGGCTCCATAGTTTGGTCAGATGGGAAGCATGAAGTGACAAGTCCAATAGTTGTAACAATGCAGGAGCCTCTTTGA